tccgcctcgccgtcctcgagtgcgactcgccgcagccccagACCCGCGAGCTGTACGGCAACTACACCGGCGTCTTCACCTCGCTgctctccgccgcggccgagtcgagcggcgcgccgccgcccggtctGAGCGCGCTCGCCTCCATAAAGGGCTACGACATCGTCAATGAGCTACACACATACCCgaacctcgacgacatcgacgccgtcctcctcaccGGCTCGCGACACAACGCATTCGACAACGACCCATGGATCAAGAACCTCCTCGACTTCACCAAGCGCGCGCTCGACACCGACGGCCGTGTCAAAGTCGTCGGCATCTGTTTCGGCCACCAGATCATCGGCCGCGCGCTGGGCGCCAAGGTCGGCAAGAGCGACAAGGGCTGGGAGGTGGCTGTCACCGACGTCGATCTCACACCTGCGGGCAAGGAAGTCTTTGGTCTCGACATCCTGGTAAGTGCATGACAGCGGGCCCGGGGGGGTGCCCGGCCGCAGATGCTAACGACGTTTCCCCTCAGCGGATTCACCAGATGCACCACGACATCGTTTTCGACTTCCCGGAGGGCGCCGTGCCCCTCGGCTCCAACGCCTTCTGCGAAAACCAGGGCATGTACTCGCCCGGCCGGTACCTCACCGTCCAGGGCCACCCCGAGTTCACCCCCGACATCATCTCCGAGGTCCTCTTCAACCGTCACACCGTCCGCATCTTCACCGACGAGCAGTACGAGGACGGCATGTGCCGCGCCACGATCCCGcacgatggcgtcgctgtcggAAGGGCCGTCCTCAGTTTCATGCGGCAGCGGTAGCACCCGGCGTGCGCAGACCGGGGGGGTTAGCCGATTAGACGCTACGATGCCACGTATGCGATAATAACACGAAAGCGAGGACCTTGACCATCACACAAAGCACAGGTCAAGACCGCCCACAAAATCTCGCGCGCTGGGCGCGCCATATGTCATTTTTTTTCGGGCGCCATCGGTCGGGAAGGATTTATGATAGATGGCAGTGTCCTACGGGACCTACTAGACGACTCATACCACGGACACGGCACTGGGCCGCAGCTGGATGCTCGGCAATGCACATGGATAGGCGACGGCATGCGTCCTCCTAGGGTTCAGATAGAGTGAGAGACAAGAGAGAGGGGTGCGCAGGGCAACTTTCATCCTCTGCAAAAAAAAGCATGGGGACGCGGCTCAGGAACGGACGCTGGACATATTACACATCGACACTATTTACTACACAGGGGATAAATACATTTTCTGCAGTCatgtgcgccgccgcatgccCGGGACCCCGTATGCCGCTCCGCCGTCCTTCAACAAGCCTGGGGTATCAGATGCCAACCATCCGTTCAGTCTGTCTGTGTGCGACGTTCAGAGTCGTCCTGGCTCGcgaggcagccagccagccatccgAGAGCCGAGACGCACGGTCGGTCCATGAGCCGCGCAGAGAACCGTGCACTCTTTTCTCatcgtccgcccgcccgccccatgCCCTGCCgtgctttgctttgctttgctttgccCACCCTTACttggctcctcctcctccttctccccaCTGACAGTCGCGCAGCGGTGTATCCCACCACTcccgccgcgcaggtcgCACTGCCGCACAGCGCTGAAGCCGCCTCTctgcgagctcctcgtcgcggcggcggcgggcgatcCTGCTGTCGACGAGCATCTCCTCCCTCGTGCGCccgaccttggccgccgacgagccctcGGGCCCGTACACGTacgcgcccggcgcccccgccgtcgccccggccaggcgccgcaggatccagcacgacgacgccggcgcatcggcccgccgcgggtgCCGCCAGGGCTTCTCCATGACGCAGAagacgagcgcgtcggcgacgccctgcagGCACATGCTGGTCACCGAGGCCATCACCATGCCGAACGGCGCCTTGCGTCTGTCTGCGCCCATAAGGAACGACACGTAGGGCACGATCCACACGGCGGTGTAGACGGCCGGGTATATGAAGAGCTGCCGCAGGGACCGTCGGATCTTGTCGCGCGCTTGGGCCGTGCTGGTGACGCCCAGCGTCGTGGgcccgccaacgacgatTCCCGTCATCGAATCCGCGCCCCGGGAGCCAAGGTTCAACATCGACATGTCGttggacggcgaggatgcccgCGAGCcccccgtcatcgccgtcgttcTCGTCAACGGACGGCCCCATATTGacctcacggcggcggctgggctgcttGGCGTCGCGGGATGGGCCGGCTGCGCCGTGCTTGAGACGTTGCCTCTCAGTGAGGGCAGCTCCAAGACGCTCGGGAACTGCGAAAAGTACGGGTTCGAGAAGGAGCGGCTGCGAGCTTGGTAAGGCGTCGAAATCTCCGAAGACGCGTCTCGCCTGATACTGTCCTGAGAGATGGACACCGAAGACCCGGCATACAACGGGGGGATTCCCACGACGGTCCAAATGGACGGCCTCCGGTCCTTGGCGACCGACTCCCCATCGCACGACGGCGTTGGAGGTATCAACCCGTGATACGCAAtggggggcgtcggcggaaTCGACATGGTGGTTTGTGGCCTCGGAGACGCTTCCGCCTCCTGTCGTGCCCGCACCACGCCCCTCCTGCGTCCAGCCgtgcccgtcttggcgaAGCGTCCCAGGATGAGCTTGAAGTACACATACGTCGACAAGTACatggcgaggatgccaaCCAGGACAGTGGTCCGCGGGATCCAGCTGAGCACTCTGCGCGTCCACCTCGGCTTGGTCGGCAGGTAGCAGTACGGGCCCTCGTTGGCAAAGGCCGGCTTGTTGATGAAGGCGAGAGACGCTAGAAGGAACGGGATGAGGATAAAGGCGGCGTAGGCGACGCGCTTGTACGAGTagaggccgctgccgccgcggaagaTGTACATGGTCTTGTGCAGGGCGAACAGGATGACGGCCACATCGCACGCCTCGATGCCCAGCGTCAGGAAGAAGCCAGAAATCTGGCAAAAGGGCGTGGCGGTCTCGACGGTGCCGTGCGTTAGCTCTGCAGCGGCGAAGATGACGAACCACAGGGACTTGAGCATGTCACTCTGTATAAGGAGAATAATGAGGCTTTCCCCGGGGCGGCACGTCAGTCTTCCTCCCGTCTCGAAAACAGGGGGCAACACGGCGAAGGGGAGGACAGCCGAGCAATGTTGGGAGACACTCACTCGTGACGGAAACTACGCCTCATCCGCAGGAACCAAAAAgtcgtcagcatcgtcgccacgACGCTGAGCGAGGCCACTGTCACCGAGGTGACTCGAAAAGCCTGCAGCTGTGCCTCGCTGTAGTCGCGTTGCTGGTGATGCCTGCGcactggcggcgagcccgcggcggcgagccatgCCGCAGAGGCTCCGTAGTCACCGACATGCTGCCCCATGGGCACGATCGGACCGCCCCACAGACGGCGTCCCCGGCGGAGGGCATAAGATGTCGAGGCTTGTCGTTGCTGTTGCCGTTGTtgatgtcgttgtcgttgccgcACGAGACGTCTGCGGGAGGATCAGAGGAGGAGGTCGTcggaggagggcgatgatgatgattcCCGTCGCCACCAGCAGATCCGATCCTAGTACAGATGCTCAgtctgccgccgacggcagacGGCATGACAAGCCTGGTGTGGACCTAGCtcagcgaggacgagtcaAGTTGTTTTTCTTTGCAAGACGAGCGTTGATGCGTGGGCGCGCacggagacggccgaggagacAAAGTAGAGAAAGTGCGTGGCGGAGATGCAAGCCACGGGAAACGCAGAGGCCACCCACTTGCAGAGTACGGGACGAGATGCAGGAGAgccagctgctggcccaAGCGGTCGAGCCGGATGAATGGATTGGGCGttgtgatggtggtggtggtggtggtggtggtggtgtagcCTCTAGTAGGTGTTCAAAGCTCTCTCCctggcggtgatgatggcggcgacgacgacgatgatgatcGTGATGATGGGAGTCCTGCCATTTAGGTTACAAAAGGTAAAAGAAAGCCGCAGGAGAGCaaagaaagagaaagagaatGTTTGTTGGGGAGCACGGTGGCCTGAGCACGCGGGCCCTTGCCCTCGTTGCTTTTTCCTCTCTCGAGGATCGTGTCGCGGCGGGTTGCGTGCGTGATCCCCCATCTCCCTCTCTCATACCTCCAGACCAGAATATGCACTCCACAGATTCAATCGTGCGATCAGACCCCATCCTATCCATCCCGGCCAGAGCCCGTttcctcgcctcgccttgccttgccttgccttgcatTGCCCTTGTGGTGTGGGGAGAAGGACCGACTTGCAAAACGAAATAACCGGCCATGACTGGGATGTGATGATCACTGACCCGTTCGTTCGTTCCTTCCCTTTTACCGCGAGGAAGGCATCGACcggtgccagccagccagccagccagtcgggCAGTCACGAACCTCTTGCATGGGCGGCACTTGCATATTTGCATACTCCGTCCATTTTCGGGGTCACGCTCTCCTTTGTGTCCCTCTCTCTTGCTTTCCTCCTTGTTTCTGtttctccccctccccccccccccgtcgcgaggagctgcgctCTCCCCCGAACTCGCAGTAGTGGCTCTCATCATTGCTTGTGAGCTGCAGCTTTCCTTTGGGGCCACGGGCTATCGCAGCCAACGCGCGTTTTGGGACATCCGGGCGGCTAATCCCCGTTGgtccgcccgcgcccccggcAGATAATCGTGATTTATTATCTCAAAAGGCTCCCGAAAAAGCAAGATCCCGGCAGCGGCTCTTGGGGTCCCTGTCTGCCCTGGGGGCGCGCAGGTCGAGGCCCCCACCCTCCTGAGCGATGCTCACGATCGAGGATGGGAGTACCCATCTTgtcctctttttttttctgctTGCTGTACTGCACTGCCAACAACGGACCTCGACCGAGGGATTCTCCCGTCGAGCAAGTTTTATGTCGGAGGGGTAGACAGGCGCGTCATTTTCATTTTCACAGCAGTTTCATAGCGCTCGCTCGGGCAACTGCTCTCACGCTGTCACAAAATGACTCTGGGGCGGTGCAACTGGTCAATATTATCAGTAACAAAGCAACTAGCATCGGACGTGTTCCATCATGGCACAGGCACGTCTCCAGCTCAGCGACGAGTCTCAGTCCGTGGGGAGgggagtgagtgggtgggtgatCACGCCGATGTGGCTGAATCGCCCGAGACATTGATAATCACTACAAGAAGTTGAAGCTTGAGCACGGCCGGACAAGTTTGCAGTGCCTCAGATCGAGAGGCATCGAATGAGTCTCACTGTAGTCTAGTTGTCTATGTACAGATCAGTCATTGCGGCGTTCTCAGCATGCTTCACTGTCGGCCAACAACTTTTCGGAACGATGATGTCGCTTGGTCTTGTTGCCAACTTCCCGGCCCGCTCCCCCTGTGCTCCATTCCTCATCAATATGATACCTCTCCAATACTTACTCTATTAGTCTAGCGCTATTCAATCTCTTCCGGCCCTTTGAAACTGCGTAGAGTCTTATCTCCATTCGCAGCCACCGAGATGCAGCGGGTTCCACTTACACGCGGACCACACCAGCGTGTCCGTACAGCACGGCAGGGCTCCTTTTCTCCCGCATATCCCGCCTGGATTTTCGGTACCATAAGAACAAACAGCCGAGGACTGCCATCGTGCCGGCTGACGCGCCGACTGCGATGCCGGCGATATATCCAGCTGCGACAGAGGTGTCCCAGTCCCCAAATGGGCGGTCAAGTCGATCGCCTTTTGCCGAGGCGTTCGCATTCAACGGCCACGTTATATATCTGTCGACTTGTGAAGTCGGGTCGACAGATGCCGTTGGGGCCGATGGAGGCGAGATTGGCAACGAATACGACGAAACGGCTGCCGTCGGTACAGATTCTGGTATGGATGAGAGGACGGATAGTGAGTGAGTCGCATTCATGTTTCCACCACAACGCTCTTCGCCTGTTGAGCATTCCGATTGTACCTCAGCCAACGGCGCCAGCGAACTTGAAATAGGAGAGAACGCGGCGGTTGATGCGCTTGGATGAGAAATCGGCGTAGGTGCAATGGCTACCGTCATTGATTGCGCAGGGGTCGATCTGGCAGCACCCGATGAAGCGCGAGGGCTGGAAGCGCCATCAAGCGGCAAGAATGTCTCCGGTGTATAGATAGGAATAGTCCATACTTAGGCACCTAAGAAGCCGAATGAACCGCGGCCACGAGATCATATATGGGATCTTACCTCAACCGCGCTTCAAGACCCTGTGTTTAATGAGAACCCCATAGAGGCTGCGCGATACCCGCATGCTGTACTTTGCGTGCCATCCCGTCGTTACCGAGCGTCGTACAGCTCGAGCCAACGCACATCTTCTATGGTGGCCATCCCGTGAGCGCAATTGCCGTGTCTAAGGCATCGCTCCCGCCACTATCACGAAAATGTTAGACCGTATGGACCAAACTGGGGCTTCTAGGCCTGTTCCTCAGCCGTTCAGAATGGACGGAGATTGCAAGCTCCTTTAGTGGGCGTAATGGGACTGATTTGTGCAGAGGCATCATAGACATCTTTGAGGAGTTTCTGTTCACGCGCGTTGTGTTTTAATTCTTCTATATACTTTTCGCCGCCCCCACGAATAACTTTTTAATCCGGCTTAGTTAAGTGATGAGCCAATTCCGGGCACCCATTGATTAATAGCCACTTTTGGTTTCGTGTCCTGCTGTATTGGACCGGCTCTGGTGTACCACCAACCTTGCAGCAACGTCGAATAAGCAaatgccgcctcgcccttcaACGCAGCGTCTCGCACGCCGAGATCCCCATCCAGATTTCCAACCGGCCCAACTTTCTCTAGAAACCTGCTCAGTGCTGAACCCGACGTTTCTTCCTCGCCCCAGTAGTCACGCAATCGTCCTTGCTCGTTTCCTTTGGATAAAACAGCTCCTCCAAGGCCTTTTCGCTAATCCCTGCAGGGATGTGGTCGTCATCCTGCAGAGCATGGTCGATTTCCTTGTCTTTGGAATTCTGCACCGAGGCAATCCGCTCATCAATGGCGGCACGTGCCATGATCCGCACAAGGTGGGTGGCCTTGTTCTGGCCGATTCGGAGCACGCGGCAGAACGCCTGCTTCTCCTGCACCGTGTTCCACCATGGGTCGACGATGATCACGCGGTTCGCTGCGGTCAAGTTCAGCGATTGTCCGCCGCTCTGCATCGTAGCAATCTGGAGCACAAAAATGTTAGGAATGGCCATAAGGCTGATGAAAGGGGCGCTATGGCTTACGAGAATCTTCTTGGACGGGTCCTGCTTGAAGTCATCCAACGCGGTGATcttctgcgtctgcgtcaTTGTGCCCACGTAGTAGAGGAAACTGCCATTAGCCAGCTCTAGCATGCGTCCAAGAACCTTGGCTGTCATGATGAATTGCACAAACACTATCATTTGTTAAAACATCCGCTTTTCGGAGGTCAACGGGTCAGGTATCGTACCTATGATCTTGTCGTCGGGGTGATCCTGCTGCCATGTGCCCACgaccgccatggccgcggtCAACTTGGAACTCGGAAGCAACGTGTACGTGCGGTCTAAAGCAGACGCAAGGAAGCTCCCATtctcgcccgcgtcccgtGAGGGGAGCACACCATTCGCATCGCGACCCGGTTCGCGAAACCCGGGCGGCTTGCTACTCACAATGTGTGCCAGTGTCTTCAACGTGCGAAGTTCACCAAGCTCCGCCTTGCAATCAGGCTCATTGCATGTTCCTCCACCTTGCTGGCTGGTGGTAGAAATAGCCAAGGATGCCTGGCTCTCTCGAACCTGACGTCGGTTGATCGCTGCGCTTTCTTGCAACGCGACAATGTAGCATTCTGCGCAGTAGCAATGTCGGCACTGCATATTGACTCATGTTAACATCCTTCCTGGTGCTTCTCCAGACGTGCGCAATGACACTTACCAACTCCAGCTGTACGGGACGAATCGGGGGCGTCTGGAGCTTGCAGCGCGAACAGGTGATGTGCTTCACACTCTGTTCGCTCTCAATCAGGTCAAGTAGGCCATGCCAGTCAAAAATGCCCCCGAATACCGCTTCGGGTAAGCTTTGAAGAAGATCAATCCCTTTCTCGTACCCCGAGAGGCAGCGAGTGTCGCCGCCGGTTGTCAACAGTTGCGTTAAGATGGATACCTCTCTACCAAGCGTAGACAAACCTTGTTTCAGGCGTTGTATTGTGGACAGCGTGACCTTCTCACGAAGGAATCTGTCCAAATTGAACGCGTGAGAGGCTGCTTGTCTCAATCGTGTGAACTTGGCATATTGCCAAAGGGCTTCTTCATTGGCCTGTTCGCGATCCTCTGGCAAGTCCCGCTTTCTCTTGACTTTCCGTCGTGCAGCTTGAATTGCGCGTATCTTCTGGTCGAAGTACTCGACAATTTCACTATTGGATATAAGGTCAGTCACTTCAGATGTCGCTACCAGACTGTAGGACTAATTCTCGTACCGTGCGAGAATCATCTCTTGCTTTGATAGCGGAACCCAGATGTCACAGATGTTGCTTTTTGGGAGATCGAGAAGTTGGTGACCTAAAAATGTGTCCTTCAAAGTTCTGTAATGAGGTGTAAGTAAGACTAAAACAGAGGAGCTGGGCAATACAAAGAAATGGTCAGTCCCTTACCGGCGATACATGATCATCGAGACCAGGGCCTCAAAATTGTCGTTCGATCCGTCCTATGTGGTGGTAAGCTCAGCTAGTGACATCCTCGTCTGGCAACCACCAACTTTGACGTACCCCTTTCATGTACGTCTTTTTGAAAGAGACCAGACTTTCCGTGAAGTGACAGCGAAGAAACTTCAAATAAGGATAAAATTCTTTGCATGCAAGGTCAGTGAGGCTCTCTAATGAGAACATGCATTTGACGGTCTACAAACCTTCAACGGAGTTTGAGAGTGGAGTGCCGCTCAGAGCCCACCGATGCTTGCCCTTCAGCGCACAGCACACTGTCGTGCCTATGAAGGTTAGTTCTCGAGAAGAGCCATCTAGATGTCAGCCAGTGTCTATGTGGCCATCACTGCTGCCATCGTTGATGCCATTGCTGGCTTTCTCAGATGGCTTTGCTCGTGTTGGCCACATGGATACGGGCTGACTTCAAATGGCTCTTCTCTAGGTCCATTAACTCGCACAGTCAACGGGGCTAAACCAAGACATACTTCGACTCGCGAGGTTTTTGATGGCGTGAGCCTCATCCAAAACGATGCGATACCAGTTCACCTGGAACATGAttcctttctttctttcgAGCTCCCTGTTCAGAGCCCTCTCATTACTTGCATAGCGCTTCTCGATATCCTTGATTGTGCCGGCTTTCGGGTACTGGGCGCGGAGCTCGTTGTaggtggtgatgctgatCATCTGTTAGAAGTGCCTCCATTGTCGTGCCGGTGTTCCGCTTACATGactcttttcttcttcatTTCTCTGTTTGGGATAGTTTCCTTGGAGTTGTAAACCATGATTGAACCAGGCTTCTTCATGTGCGTTTCCACCTCAGTCTTCCACTGCATGGCCGTCGCTTGGTTTGGAACGACAACGAGTGTTGCGCGCCAGAACTCTTTGCTATCCGACTTCGACGGCGGATTCGAAGCCATGCAAGTAAGGGTCATGACTGTCTTCCCAAGACCCATCACATCACCAAGCAGCCCACCAGACGGCGCTACCTGGCTGCGCTCTCTGTCCAGCATCCAGGCCGTCGCAGTGATCTGGTAGCTGTACAAGGTATTGCGCATTCTGGTGTGTCGCCACATACCGTTTTCTGCCTTTATAAGCCTTTTGAACGTCGTCCGCACGGCGTACTGAAGATCGACCTCTTGTGTTGCCGTGCGGCGACTGTCAGCTCCCTCGGGGATGCTCTTCTTGATGAGCTTGAACTGATCCTTCCAGCTAGCGGCAGAAATGGTCGGCATGCTTGGTGCATCGGCTCGCGCATCTTCGTCGAGAGTATGCAATTCAGTCTGCATACGTTCAAAAATGCGATACCCTTGAGCATGatggttgttgttgttggcgttgTGTCGTGGAGCGCCTCTCGTGGAATTTGAAGCTGCATCTCGTGTTGGGCTAATGGACAGCCGTGCCCGATGCAAACGGTTGTATTGAAAGGGGCCGTCAATGGCAGAGGAAACATCGATGTCCTCTTCTTCGTTTATGTCTTTGATCAGCTCGCAAATTTCGCGGAGTTACGTTTTTGTAGGTATATTTTATCTCACCATCTTGATACTTGTCATCTGTGTTGTTGCCATCGGAATCTGATGAGTCTGAGCTAGAACTTGAGTTAGATTCTGGATTTTCGACCAATTCTGAAGAGTTATTGATGTCCGCGTCATCAAACAGTCTGGTCAGATCCGTGGACGGGGGTGGTGTCGTGAAGTCTCGACTGTTTCCTCCCCCAGCGTTGGCTCTATCTGGCTGCTCGTCATATTCCTGGGGAGGTTCGCGGCTGTGGTGCCGGCGGGGCTCCTCCATCcctgtcgtcgacggactgTAGCAGTCCTACTTAGTCGCTGAAGtcggggcggaggaggcgaaTGTCCGAGAACGACAAGGTTTCAATAGGGAAGGCTCTGATTTTGACGTGCGTCACCCGATGCATTAGGAAGGATTGAAGGTCGAGCTCTCTGTGAAGCCAGCTGGGGTTGGAGGAGAGTAAGCAAACGCAAGGGAGAATCTCTGTGAAGAAGTGAGCTGATGAATGAGAAATTGAGCTCTGTCGCCTCTGAGAGGGAGCCTGTAAGTTATAAGAACATTCACTCGGTGATTCAGTGATGTGCGTTTTTGCGCTCGCTGTGGCAACACAGCAAACGGACTCGCACTCTTGCTGTTCAACTGTGCCCCTCAGGTAGCTGGACACTCCTTCACAATTTTGTTCCAGTTGGTGCTGGGGCCTTGCGTTCTATTGTGTCTCTCAACGTGTATACATTGCGGCATTGATTGTGGTAATGCCCATCCTGCCTTCCACTCTCTACCCGCAGCGGCGATTCGTCATGCTTATGTTATATTAAGTTGTGAAGTTAAACTAACTCCAGTCTCTTGTGCTTAACGGGCTCTACTTCTTTCACAACAGTCGATCATGAATAGATGCGAACTAGGGATTTGACTGTCAAAAGGGTATTAAGGCATGAACCCAATGTCCGTTAACTGCTCTGGAGGTCACTCATGACCTGTGTGTCAACTAGCCGCCCTGTTTAAAAGAGTGCCCCCTGCACGGTCCTGGCACCACATCGTGCCCTCACACTTGTCCGACTTGCATCTCTCTCCATTTTCCTTCTTCCACTCATCCCCCCAGCCCTTCAGCCTACTATAAAACGAACCGCTCagttcttcttcttgctcaGGCGGCCGCGACCACCCGGCTTCGCACCACGCGGTGCCCCC
Above is a genomic segment from Purpureocillium takamizusanense chromosome 2, complete sequence containing:
- the GPR1 gene encoding G protein-coupled receptor gpr1 (TransMembrane:7 (o39-62i74-94o114-138i150-168o195-216i436-456o468-489i)~COG:S~EggNog:ENOG503NZCY), with the protein product MGQHVGDYGASAAWLAAAGSPPVRRHHQQRDYSEAQLQAFRVTSVTVASLSVVATMLTTFWFLRMRRSFRHDLIILLIQSDMLKSLWFVIFAAAELTHGTVETATPFCQISGFFLTLGIEACDVAVILFALHKTMYIFRGGSGLYSYKRVAYAAFILIPFLLASLAFINKPAFANEGPYCYLPTKPRWTRRVLSWIPRTTVLVGILAMYLSTYVYFKLILGRFAKTGTAGRRRGVVRARQEAEASPRPQTTMSIPPTPPIAYHGLIPPTPSCDGESVAKDRRPSIWTVVGIPPLYAGSSVSISQDSIRRDASSEISTPYQARSRSFSNPYFSQFPSVLELPSLRGNVSSTAQPAHPATPSSPAAAVRSIWGRPLTRTTAMTGGSRASSPSNDMSMLNLGSRGADSMTGIVVGGPTTLGVTSTAQARDKIRRSLRQLFIYPAVYTAVWIVPYVSFLMGADRRKAPFGMVMASVTSMCLQGVADALVFCVMEKPWRHPRRADAPASSCWILRRLAGATAGAPGAYVYGPEGSSAAKVGRTREEMLVDSRIARRRRDEELAERRLQRCAAVRPARREWWDTPLRDCQWGEGGGGAK
- a CDS encoding uncharacterized protein (EggNog:ENOG503NZDD~COG:A) — translated: MPTISAASWKDQFKLIKKSIPEGADSRRTATQEVDLQYAVRTTFKRLIKAENGMWRHTRMRNTLYSYQITATAWMLDRERSQVAPSGGLLGDVMGLGKTVMTLTCMASNPPSKSDSKEFWRATLVVVPNQATAMQWKTEVETHMKKPGSIMVYNSKETIPNREMKKKRVIITTYNELRAQYPKAGTIKDIEKRYASNERALNRELERKKGIMFQVNWYRIVLDEAHAIKNLASRSTTVCCALKGKHRWALSGTPLSNSVEEFYPYLKFLRCHFTESLVSFKKTYMKGDGSNDNFEALVSMIMYRRTLKDTFLGHQLLDLPKSNICDIWVPLSKQEMILAREIVEYFDQKIRAIQAARRKVKRKRDLPEDREQANEEALWQYAKFTRLRQAASHAFNLDRFLREKVTLSTIQRLKQGLSTLGREVSILTQLLTTGGDTRCLSGYEKGIDLLQSLPEAVFGGIFDWHGLLDLIESEQSVKHITCSRCKLQTPPIRPVQLELVSVIAHVWRSTRKDVNMSQYAVPTLLLRRMLHCRVARKRSDQPTSGSREPGILGYFYHQPARWRNMQ
- a CDS encoding uncharacterized protein (EggNog:ENOG503NXK9~COG:F~MEROPS:MER0043475~SECRETED:SignalP(1-27~SECRETED:cutsite=NYA-LV~SECRETED:prob=0.2440)), with protein sequence MPLPPPPRRLLSAVLAIAFLALCYNYALVDPHHLASGRRTAVTTTTTTTTTTTGTGDNMGSSNPSRALRLAVLECDSPQPQTRELYGNYTGVFTSLLSAAAESSGAPPPGLSALASIKGYDIVNELHTYPNLDDIDAVLLTGSRHNAFDNDPWIKNLLDFTKRALDTDGRVKVVGICFGHQIIGRALGAKVGKSDKGWEVAVTDVDLTPAGKEVFGLDILRIHQMHHDIVFDFPEGAVPLGSNAFCENQGMYSPGRYLTVQGHPEFTPDIISEVLFNRHTVRIFTDEQYEDGMCRATIPHDGVAVGRAVLSFMRQR
- a CDS encoding uncharacterized protein (EggNog:ENOG503NZDD~COG:A), which produces MAVVGTWQQDHPDDKIIVFVQFIMTAKVLGRMLELANGSFLYYVGTMTQTQKITALDDFKQDPSKKILVSHSAPFISLMAIPNIFVLQIATMQSGGQSLNLTAANRVIIVDPWWNTVQEKQAFCRVLRIGQNKATHLVRIMARAAIDERIASVQNSKDKEIDHALQDDDHIPAGISEKALEELFYPKETSKDDCVTTGARKKRRVQH